ATTGAACGTACCAGAACACTGTGAGAGATTATCAGGTGTTTTGCAAAGAGAAGGGAGACCAACAGCAATTGTCATGTTAATATTTAAGCCAAGGTCAGGATCATCCCTGTCTTTGAGAATAAGGCAGACACACTTCTTGTTGGCCTTCATGGCTTGTGTGAGACCACTGCAACAATCTGCTGTGGGTGCTTTTGCGTCAGCACCCAAATATGGCAGACACGTTGCAACACCTGTCAGGGATTCTGCACATCTCTGTTTGTCTTGAGCTGAATCTCCCATTGCATGACTAACCAATACCAATGTTATTGCTAACACTAGCAAGTGTGGTAGACAAGCATTTGAATCCATTTCTCAatcttgatgaatgaatgaGTGGAGATAGATTATATTATAGTCTATAGAAAAAGTTGTAGGTAGAAATTGTTAGGTTGTGGTGCTACATGTAAAATattggtttttttgttttaatttattagaaggTTCTGTAGTGTGTTATGTTTTAGAAAACATGGGAATTGGGAAGGAAACTAGTAGATGAAAATAAATTCTGTGGTTTCACTGTGAGTTCAATGGAGAAGACCAGTTTGTTGACTTAGTCTGGATCATTTCAATTTTGTACAACACCAATTGTCCACTAAAGAGTTATATACTATTTCtcgtggtttttttttttttgtctagagCTTAGTGTTCATGgataaacatataattttcttttcttaaaggttgtgagttgtaaaACTGCTTCTGGAGAAGATGACTTCGATAAAG
The Glycine max cultivar Williams 82 chromosome 16, Glycine_max_v4.0, whole genome shotgun sequence genome window above contains:
- the LOC106796486 gene encoding non-specific lipid transfer protein GPI-anchored 14 yields the protein MGDSAQDKQRCAESLTGVATCLPYLGADAKAPTADCCSGLTQAMKANKKCVCLILKDRDDPDLGLNINMTIAVGLPSLCKTPDNLSQCSGSNIDDAEVLRYCKKNLASFKVPEKVFITDSLPKTATGKILRRLVAEHIVSQI